One Clostridia bacterium genomic window carries:
- a CDS encoding NAD-dependent protein deacylase, which produces MTLDEKIAKLQSFIDSARSAVFFGGAGVSTESGVPDFRSKDGLYNVRDVRFDGYRPEYLLSHTCLVREPEVFFEFYRQKMDARGVQPNAAHLKLAELERAGKLAAVVTQNIDGLHQKAGSVNVFEIHGTTRRNYCMRCGKPFPADFIYDCAEPVPHCDCGGIVRCDVTLYEEPLPDDAVRGAVSAIANADLLIIGGTSLTVYPAASYVRYFRGDRLVIINKEHLPYPLDPVKDLEINAPIGKVLSHLTVRQ; this is translated from the coding sequence ATGACGCTTGACGAAAAGATCGCGAAGCTGCAGAGCTTCATCGACTCCGCGCGGAGCGCCGTGTTCTTCGGCGGCGCGGGGGTGTCGACCGAGAGCGGCGTGCCGGATTTCCGCAGCAAGGACGGGCTTTACAACGTCCGCGACGTGCGGTTCGACGGCTACCGCCCCGAATACCTGCTCAGCCACACCTGCCTCGTGCGCGAGCCGGAGGTCTTCTTCGAGTTCTACCGGCAGAAGATGGACGCGCGCGGCGTTCAGCCCAACGCCGCCCACCTGAAGCTCGCGGAGCTGGAGCGCGCAGGAAAGCTCGCCGCCGTCGTCACCCAGAACATCGACGGCCTGCATCAGAAGGCGGGCAGCGTCAACGTCTTCGAGATACACGGCACGACTCGGCGCAACTACTGCATGCGCTGCGGAAAGCCCTTCCCCGCGGACTTCATCTACGACTGCGCGGAGCCGGTGCCGCATTGCGACTGCGGCGGCATCGTCCGCTGCGACGTGACGCTCTACGAGGAGCCGCTGCCGGACGACGCCGTGCGCGGCGCCGTTTCCGCGATAGCGAACGCCGACCTGCTGATAATCGGCGGCACCTCGCTGACGGTGTATCCCGCGGCGAGCTACGTCCGCTATTTCCGCGGCGACCGCCTCGTTATAATCAACAAGGAGCACCTGCCGTACCCGCTCGATCCGGTAAAGGACCTTGAGATAAACGCGCCGATAGGGAAGGTGTTGTCTCACCTGACGGTGAGACAGTGA